CTCTTCCTCGTTGCAATCGGGGTCATGTTTCCTGTTTATATCAATACGCTCCACGGCATAAAAAATATCGATGCGGGATTTATTGAAATGGGAAAAATGTATGGATTAAAAGGGTGGAAGCTATTCAAAGAAATTTTGCTTCCAGGCGCATTACCCTCCATATTTGTCGGTATCCGATATGCGTTAGGGGTCATGTGGCTGACTTTAATCGTTGCCGAAACAATTGCGACAGAAAGAGGTGTCGGTTATTTGGCTATGACAGCCCAGGAATTTATGCAAACGGATGTCATTATTATTACGATTATCCTTTATGCACTGTTTGGAAAACTGGCGGATATGCTGGCGCGCTGGGGAGAGAGAAGAGCACTGCGCTGGCATAAAAGTTATATTCGTTAATGAATTGGAGGGATATGGATGGGCGAGTCATCCCAGGCAGCAA
This portion of the Pueribacillus theae genome encodes:
- a CDS encoding ABC transporter permease subunit, translated to MKNRFAQQIIPWLLPILFLTGWQIVSANEWISTRLIPAPLTVIKSFYELAISGELAYHMEGSLLRAFVGLLIGGGIGFILGITNGLSKLSFSFTDTSLQMVRNIPNLALVPLVIIWFGIDEAAKLFLVAIGVMFPVYINTLHGIKNIDAGFIEMGKMYGLKGWKLFKEILLPGALPSIFVGIRYALGVMWLTLIVAETIATERGVGYLAMTAQEFMQTDVIIITIILYALFGKLADMLARWGERRALRWHKSYIR